Part of the Sulfobacillus acidophilus DSM 10332 genome, GCCCTTTTCGTGGATGTTACATTTTATTCAGAGCTTTCCTCAGCGCCGAGGGGAATGGGCCGCCGCGCTGGCCGAGCGACCGGCCATTCCCTTGGAAAATGTCCGTCTGCGGCCCCCGGTGCCCGTCCCGTCGAAAATTGTGGCGGCACCTGTGAACTATCTCTTGCATCAACAAGAGATGGGCGGTGCTCAAGGCGTCTATGCCGGCAGCACGATTAAAACCATTGAAGATTATGGCCTCTTTTTGAAACCTCCGTCGTCGATTGCGGGACCGGGTGATGAAATTACCTTACCCTTCGCTGGCCGCCGAACCGACCATGAGGCGGAAGTGGGGATTATCATAGGCCGGACCGTGCGCAATGTGACTGAAGCTGAAGCGGACGAGGCCATATTCGGGTTTACCGGCCTCTTGGATTTATCCGTGCGCGGGCAGGAAGACCGGCCGTATCGCAAAGGATTTGACGGCTTCTGCCCGATTGGACCTTGGATTGTCACCCGGGACGAGATTCCGGACATGAACCGGATCGGCTTTCGCTTATGGGTTAACGGCGAATTGCGCCAACAGGGTAATACCCAAAACATGATTTATTCGATGCGGCGATTGGTGGCGTTAGCGTCATATCAAACCACCCTCTATCCGGGCGACATTATCGCCAGCGGGACGCCCGAAGGCGTCGGCGAAGTCAAGCCGGGTGACGCGCTCCATTTGGAGGTTGACGGCATCGGCGCGCTCAAGGTGGCGGTCGCGCCCCGTCCGGCAGAACCCCCGCTGACCATGGGTGATTGGTTTGACAAATTTTTGCAAGCCCGTGGGGTGGCCAAATAGGCCTGATGACGGACACCGATAACCCCTCCCGACACGGGAGGGGTTTTTCTATCGGATGAGCCGTCTCGTTCGCGCGCTTTTGATACAATAGGCCCAACACGAGCTAAACGAGGTGGCCCTGTGCCCCACATTAATTTACACGGGCGCGATATTTCCTATGAAATCGAATACCGACCAAGGCGCCGTCATCCCGCCATTCAGATCACCGAGACGGGGCAAGTGCGCGTCCTTTTGCCGGCTGAGTGGCCAACCCCGGATGCCGAACGGATATTACAGGACAAAGCTACATGGGTTCTCCGGCATTTGGCGATTGTCGGCCCCATGCCACCCGCGGTGTGGGAGAATGGCCAGCCCGTCTATTGGTTGGGGCATTGCTACCGTTTAGCTTGGGATCCGGCACTCAAGCGGCCATCCGTGGTGTTGGACGAGGAGTATTGTCGAGTCGGCGGCCCGGCGGACGCCATGAAATTCACCATCAAAGGGTGGATGCGTCAAGAGGCGCAAGTCTACCTGCCTCGACGGTTGGGAGAGTGGGCGGAGCACTTGGCGCTCGCCCCCTCCCGCGTCAAAGTCGGCGAGTATAAAACGCGCTGGGGTTATTGTCGGTCGGACGGGTTGATCGCCTTGAACTGGCGTTTGATGCAGGCGCCCCAAAGCATTATGGATTACGTGATTGTCCACGAACTCATCCACTTACGGCATTTACACCATCAACCGAGTTTTTGGCAATCGGTGGCGGAGGTTCTCCCCGATTATCAAGCCCGCCGACAAGCTCTGCGCGAATGGGAACCGGTTCTCAAATGGTAAGTGGGTGGCTAGGCCTGATCGTCAAACGGCCGAATAACGCGCAATCGGGCCTTGGCAGCCAGGGTGTCGGGGGATTTTTTGCCTGATGTCCGGCCCATCCATAACACGAGCCCAAGCGCCGCGGGAGGCATAACCCCTAAGAGGGTGTAATACATCATCGCCCGGGTATCCGTCTGGTGCCATGCGCTTAACACGGCGGTGAAGAGCCATCCGTCATAGGTAATGACGGCGATCACCAACAGTCCGAACAACAGGCGGGCCACGCTAAGCGGGCGGGGCGGCATGGACGTGCGAGACGTCTTGGCCTTCGGAAACTCGACCGGGGGGTTCAACATGGATAAAAACCTCCTCGTAATGGGTTCATTGACGGAGTAAACCGCCCTGCCCGTTCAGAATCTCGAATAGTGTGAATACTCAAGGTGTTGGGAACTAGTATAACAGAGACCTCAGAACTAATCAATAAGTACTAACTACGGAGGACTAGAAATTATTATACTAAGTACAAAAAAATCTAGTAAATGAGAGGGAGCCCCAGGGGCTCCCGTATCTTGAGGGAAATCGTTGAATCGGTCCGGAGAGCGAAGATTGCCTTCGGGCTTTAAAGGGGATGCCCGGTCAGGATTCCGTCGGAAGAGGAGACGCGGGCTCCGGCCAGAAGAGGTAGATCACCAGCGCCACCGAGAAGCCGACCCAAAACGTCAAATCGGCGCCACCCAATGCGTGCGCGATGGGGCCTTCGAACCAGGTGGTATTCATGAAAGGTACGGAGACCGCTAACCCTATCAGAAAGCTGACCAATCCCCGAGGTCGGACGGCTTGGATGGGAAGATTCCGGTCGCGTCGGAGATAGAAACCGGCGAGTAGGACCCCCATCCAAGGAGTCATCCAATAGCCGAGCAACAAGAGAAAATTGGAATAATACGTTTCGAACGTGCCTGAACCCCAGAGACTCAATCCTAGACCAATCCCGCTGGCCATTAACGCCATGGCCCAGCGCGGCAAGCGAATGTCCAAGGACCCGGCCGACAACGCGTTGGAATAGAGGTTCAGGGCGTCGGCAGCGGTTCCTCCGAGAATAATCGCCACCACCGCGAGGTTGCCATAGCCGCCCATCACGTGATGGAGGGCGCCAATGGGATTAGAGGCCTCGGGACCGGCAATCACCGCGACCGCGGCCCCGACTAATTCGAGCCAAACCGAAGCAATCCAGGCGCCGCCAAAACTGGCCCCAATAACCGGACGGGCAGGGGTCGAGGCCGGGAGATACCGGCTATAGTCGGAGGCGTAGGGTCCCCAACTGCCGATATAGGAAAAAGCCGCGGCGACCATGATGGCAAACGTGACCCACGGCGAGTGGAGTACCGGGTGATACGCCTTGAGCAGGGGGGATTTGTGCCAGACCACGGCGGAAACGAGAAGAAACATGATGCCCAGAACCACGGACATGATCCGCTCATAGGTATGAATCAAATTATGGCCTAAAACGGCGATAATCCCTTGGATGAAAACCAAGAGGATCGCGGCTTGCCAAAAGCTGAGCCCAGGCCATAAAATCCGTAAGCCGTAAGAACCCAGGATATTATTCACGGAAAACCAACCAATGGTGCTCACGTAATTAAAAAGCCCGGGAATATAACCGCCTATGCGTCCTAAAAAATAGCGGCCAATCATGAGTTGGGGTAATCCATAGCGAGGGCCCATCGCGGCGAATAGCCCGAGGACCCAGGCGCCCAAGGTATTGCCGACCAAAAGGGCTGCGACGGTCCATGACCACGGCATTCCTAAGGCTATGGGCAAAAAGCCCAATGCGTAATCGGCAATCGTGAGGTTGCTGCCTAACCATAAGGTAAATTGGCTGATCGGTTTGCCGTGCCGTTCCGGCGCCGGAACCGGATCCACCCCGAACGGCTCGACTTTCCATACGGCTTCTCCATAACGCGGCGAAGAATCGACAACTGACGATGCCATCCGTC contains:
- a CDS encoding protein of unknown function DUF45 (PFAM: Protein of unknown function DUF45~COGs: COG1451 metal-dependent hydrolase~InterPro IPR002725~KEGG: hoh:Hoch_2794 hypothetical protein~PFAM: Protein of unknown function DUF45~SPTR: Putative uncharacterized protein) — encoded protein: MPHINLHGRDISYEIEYRPRRRHPAIQITETGQVRVLLPAEWPTPDAERILQDKATWVLRHLAIVGPMPPAVWENGQPVYWLGHCYRLAWDPALKRPSVVLDEEYCRVGGPADAMKFTIKGWMRQEAQVYLPRRLGEWAEHLALAPSRVKVGEYKTRWGYCRSDGLIALNWRLMQAPQSIMDYVIVHELIHLRHLHHQPSFWQSVAEVLPDYQARRQALREWEPVLKW
- a CDS encoding permease for cytosine/purines uracil thiamine allantoin (PFAM: Permease for cytosine/purines, uracil, thiamine, allantoin~TIGRFAM: NCS1 nucleoside transporter family~COGs: COG1457 Purine-cytosine permease and related protein~InterPro IPR001248~KEGG: vdi:Vdis_1610 cytosine/purines uracil thiamine allantoin permease~PFAM: Permease, cytosine/purines, uracil, thiamine, allantoin~SPTR: Permease for cytosine/purines uracil thiamine allantoin), which translates into the protein MASSVVDSSPRYGEAVWKVEPFGVDPVPAPERHGKPISQFTLWLGSNLTIADYALGFLPIALGMPWSWTVAALLVGNTLGAWVLGLFAAMGPRYGLPQLMIGRYFLGRIGGYIPGLFNYVSTIGWFSVNNILGSYGLRILWPGLSFWQAAILLVFIQGIIAVLGHNLIHTYERIMSVVLGIMFLLVSAVVWHKSPLLKAYHPVLHSPWVTFAIMVAAAFSYIGSWGPYASDYSRYLPASTPARPVIGASFGGAWIASVWLELVGAAVAVIAGPEASNPIGALHHVMGGYGNLAVVAIILGGTAADALNLYSNALSAGSLDIRLPRWAMALMASGIGLGLSLWGSGTFETYYSNFLLLLGYWMTPWMGVLLAGFYLRRDRNLPIQAVRPRGLVSFLIGLAVSVPFMNTTWFEGPIAHALGGADLTFWVGFSVALVIYLFWPEPASPLPTES
- a CDS encoding 5-carboxymethyl-2-hydroxymuconateDelta-isomerase (PFAM: Fumarylacetoacetate (FAA) hydrolase family~COGs: COG0179 2-keto-4-pentenoate hydratase/2-oxohepta-3-ene-1 7-dioic acid hydratase (catechol pathway)~InterPro IPR002529~KEGG: bts:Btus_2323 5-carboxymethyl-2-hydroxymuconateDelta-isomerase~PFAM: Fumarylacetoacetase, C-terminal-like~PRIAM: 5-carboxymethyl-2-hydroxymuconate Delta-isomerase~SPTR:5-carboxymethyl-2-hydroxymuconateDelta-isomera se), with the protein product MKVALFDEWRVGIVDDRGIVDITDLIPGWEPVWPFSWMLHFIQSFPQRRGEWAAALAERPAIPLENVRLRPPVPVPSKIVAAPVNYLLHQQEMGGAQGVYAGSTIKTIEDYGLFLKPPSSIAGPGDEITLPFAGRRTDHEAEVGIIIGRTVRNVTEAEADEAIFGFTGLLDLSVRGQEDRPYRKGFDGFCPIGPWIVTRDEIPDMNRIGFRLWVNGELRQQGNTQNMIYSMRRLVALASYQTTLYPGDIIASGTPEGVGEVKPGDALHLEVDGIGALKVAVAPRPAEPPLTMGDWFDKFLQARGVAK